A window of the Gammaproteobacteria bacterium genome harbors these coding sequences:
- the xylA gene encoding xylose isomerase yields MNRSVFIGDREYFPGIARIQYEGPETDNPLAFKTYDPSRLVGGKTMEEHLRFAVCYWHTFCATGGDPFGPGTRIHPWAEKGDPMDRSRERVDAAFEFFTKLNVPFWCFHDFDLAFEGAGVADSEKNLEQMVGLARERQDATGMKLLWGTANVFSHPRYMNGASTNPDFAVVAYAASQVKAAIDATVELGGENYVFWGGREGYACLQNTDTRRELEHMAMFLSKARDYGRSVGFRGTFLVEPKPMEPMKHQYDFDALTVIGFLRQHGLAGDFKLNVEANHATLAGHAFAHDLRMAADAGLLGSIDANRGDPQNGWDTDQFAMDLYDCVHAMMVVLEYGGLGNGGLNFDARVRRESTDLEDLFIGHIGAMDAFARGLLVADRVLADPRMSELRYGRYRSFDSGDGKRFEDGELSLGDLRDIAAANGEPRRRSGKQELVENLINDCIVTAC; encoded by the coding sequence ATGAACCGCAGCGTCTTTATCGGCGATCGGGAATATTTCCCGGGTATCGCCAGGATCCAATACGAAGGCCCTGAAACGGACAACCCGCTGGCGTTCAAGACCTACGATCCATCCCGGTTAGTGGGCGGCAAGACCATGGAAGAGCACCTGCGCTTCGCGGTCTGCTATTGGCATACCTTCTGCGCCACCGGGGGAGACCCGTTCGGACCGGGTACCCGCATCCATCCCTGGGCTGAAAAGGGCGATCCGATGGATCGTTCGCGCGAAAGGGTGGACGCGGCGTTCGAGTTCTTTACCAAGCTCAACGTGCCGTTCTGGTGTTTTCACGACTTCGACCTGGCTTTCGAAGGCGCCGGCGTCGCCGACTCCGAGAAAAACCTCGAGCAGATGGTGGGTCTGGCCAGGGAGCGGCAGGACGCGACCGGCATGAAGCTGCTATGGGGCACGGCGAACGTGTTTTCGCATCCGCGCTATATGAACGGCGCATCCACAAATCCGGACTTCGCCGTCGTCGCCTATGCCGCCTCGCAGGTAAAGGCCGCGATCGACGCCACCGTGGAACTCGGAGGAGAGAATTACGTGTTCTGGGGCGGGCGCGAAGGCTATGCGTGCCTGCAGAACACCGACACCAGGCGGGAACTCGAACACATGGCGATGTTCTTGTCCAAGGCGCGCGATTACGGCCGGTCGGTGGGGTTCAGGGGCACGTTCCTGGTCGAACCCAAGCCCATGGAACCGATGAAACACCAGTACGACTTCGATGCCCTCACGGTGATCGGCTTCTTGCGCCAGCACGGACTCGCCGGCGACTTCAAGCTCAATGTCGAGGCCAACCATGCGACGCTGGCGGGGCACGCGTTCGCGCACGACCTGCGTATGGCCGCCGATGCGGGCCTGCTGGGCTCGATAGACGCGAACCGGGGCGATCCGCAAAACGGATGGGACACGGACCAGTTCGCCATGGACCTGTACGACTGCGTGCACGCCATGATGGTGGTGCTCGAATACGGAGGGCTCGGCAACGGTGGCCTCAATTTCGACGCCAGGGTCCGTCGCGAATCCACCGACCTCGAAGACTTGTTCATCGGGCATATCGGCGCCATGGATGCGTTCGCCCGGGGACTGCTGGTTGCCGACAGGGTCCTGGCGGACCCACGGATGTCGGAGCTTCGCTACGGCCGCTACCGGAGTTTCGACTCGGGCGACGGCAAGCGCTTCGAGGACGGCGAGTTGTCGCTGGGCGATCTGCGCGATATCGCCGCAGCGAACGGAGAGCCCCGTCGGCGCAGCGGCAAGCAGGAACTTGTCGAGAACCTGATCAACGACTGCATCGTGACCGCCTGCTGA
- a CDS encoding SDR family oxidoreductase, with protein MTRKLENRTAVVTGGGSGIGRCVSARLAADGAHVVVLDIDLDAARQTVDEIARAGGSAAAHKCDVADHNEVAEVLAAILDDSQIDILINNAGIAHVGNLENTSEADLDRLYSINVKGIYNCLAAIVPAMKARRSGVIVNLASIASCVGIADRFAYSMTKGAVLTMTYSVARDYIDHGIRCNCVAPARVHTPFVDNFLDENYPDNRDEIFAQLEKSQPIGRMGTPEEIAVLIAYLCSDDASFITGANIPIDGGFITLNN; from the coding sequence ATGACGAGGAAACTGGAAAACCGGACTGCGGTCGTGACCGGCGGCGGCAGCGGAATCGGCAGGTGCGTCTCGGCCCGGCTCGCCGCTGACGGCGCCCACGTAGTGGTGCTGGATATTGACCTTGACGCCGCCAGGCAGACAGTGGATGAAATCGCCCGGGCCGGCGGCAGTGCCGCTGCTCACAAGTGCGATGTTGCGGACCACAACGAGGTGGCGGAGGTGTTGGCGGCCATTCTCGACGATTCACAGATCGATATCCTGATCAACAACGCAGGGATCGCGCACGTCGGGAACCTGGAAAACACCAGCGAGGCGGACCTCGACCGGCTCTACAGCATCAACGTGAAAGGAATCTACAACTGTCTGGCCGCGATTGTTCCCGCGATGAAGGCGCGCCGCAGCGGCGTCATCGTGAACCTGGCTTCGATCGCCTCCTGCGTGGGCATCGCCGACCGTTTCGCCTACTCCATGACCAAGGGAGCTGTGCTGACCATGACCTACTCCGTAGCCAGGGATTACATCGACCACGGTATCCGCTGCAACTGCGTCGCCCCCGCGCGGGTCCACACGCCGTTCGTGGACAATTTCCTGGACGAAAACTATCCGGACAACCGCGACGAGATCTTCGCGCAACTGGAAAAGAGCCAGCCGATCGGGCGCATGGGCACGCCGGAGGAAATCGCCGTGCTGATCGCCTATCTCTGTTCCGACGACGCCTCCTTCATCACCGGCGCCAACATCCCCATCGACGGCGGCTTCATCACGCTCAACAACTAG
- a CDS encoding aldo/keto reductase, producing the protein MAAFEKRRVGGSSLAVDTLGFGCASLGNLYHTVSDAHATQILDSAWSRGFRYYDTAPHYGQGLSERRVGDALRRFRGREYVLSTKVGRLLKPSGYAEERHAFMSPMPFDIFYDYSYDGIMRSYEDSVQRLGLDRIDILYMHDIGAVTHGARNDELFPIAMDGGYRAMDELRSGGAVSAIGLGVNEYEVCEAALDHGDWDCFLLAGRYTLLEQEALNTFLPKCLQRNCSIIIGGAYNSGILATGVRGKGRLYYNYEAAPSWVVEKVAKIEDTCEEFGIPMAAAALQFPLAHPAVASVIPGIGKPERIEQTLALFNTRIPDNFWSALVERELLRADAPVSGAHTDGQEP; encoded by the coding sequence ATGGCTGCATTCGAGAAGCGGCGCGTGGGCGGCTCGAGCCTTGCCGTTGATACGCTGGGCTTCGGCTGTGCCTCGCTCGGCAATCTCTATCACACGGTTTCGGATGCTCACGCCACGCAGATTCTCGACTCCGCCTGGTCGCGTGGATTTCGCTACTACGACACGGCCCCGCACTACGGGCAGGGGCTGAGCGAGCGCAGGGTGGGTGACGCCCTGCGCAGGTTCCGGGGCCGGGAGTATGTGCTTTCCACCAAGGTGGGGCGGCTGCTGAAACCGTCGGGTTACGCCGAGGAACGCCATGCCTTCATGTCGCCCATGCCGTTCGACATCTTCTACGACTACAGCTACGACGGGATCATGCGGTCATACGAGGACAGCGTGCAGCGTCTGGGGCTGGACCGCATCGACATTCTCTACATGCACGACATTGGCGCAGTGACCCACGGCGCGAGAAACGACGAGCTGTTTCCGATCGCGATGGACGGCGGGTACCGCGCAATGGACGAGTTGCGCAGTGGCGGCGCCGTTTCGGCAATCGGCCTGGGCGTGAACGAGTACGAGGTTTGCGAAGCCGCACTGGACCACGGCGACTGGGACTGTTTTCTGCTGGCCGGCCGCTACACGCTGCTTGAGCAGGAGGCGCTGAACACGTTTCTGCCCAAGTGCCTGCAGCGCAATTGCTCGATCATCATCGGCGGCGCGTATAACTCGGGCATCCTGGCAACCGGCGTTCGCGGCAAGGGTCGCCTGTACTACAACTACGAAGCGGCCCCAAGCTGGGTGGTGGAGAAAGTCGCGAAGATCGAGGACACCTGTGAGGAGTTCGGGATCCCGATGGCCGCGGCCGCGCTGCAGTTCCCGCTGGCCCATCCTGCGGTGGCCTCGGTGATTCCCGGCATCGGCAAACCGGAACGAATCGAACAGACGCTGGCGCTGTTCAACACGAGGATTCCCGACAATTTCTGGTCGGCACTGGTCGAACGGGAATTGCTACGCGCGGACGCGCCCGTTTCCGGAGCGCATACGGACGGACAGGAACCATGA
- a CDS encoding fuconate dehydratase codes for MPNKIVRLTTRDVRFPTSDHLDGSDATNKDPDYSAAYITLETEKGDRGYGLIFTIGRGNDICCKTVEAMSHLVIGKDFDDIRTDIGGYYNELRSDSQIRWLGPEKGIVHMAAGAIVNAVWDMWGRAEGKPVWRLLSKMDPEEFVNCADLRYVEDVLTRDEALAIVERNIATRDRRIRYLEDHGYPAYTISAGWLGYDDEKIRRLCREAVQQGFSHIKLKVGANVDDDIRRLRNIRETVGNDVILMVDANQAWEVNEAIEWMRRLAPYKPWFIEEPTSPDDIMGHRKIKEGIGEIRVATGEHCANRILFKQFIASDAIDVVQIDACRLAGLNEILTVFLLAAKFGKPVCPHAGGVGLCEYVQHLSMIDYVMISGEIGERVIEFADHLHEHFEDPCVVRKGAYLAPTAPGFSVRMREQSVADYEYPGGSQWRARVGRTGG; via the coding sequence ATGCCAAATAAGATCGTCCGTTTGACGACTCGCGACGTGCGTTTCCCCACGTCCGATCACCTGGACGGATCGGACGCAACAAACAAGGATCCGGACTACTCCGCTGCGTACATCACGCTGGAGACAGAAAAGGGCGATCGGGGCTACGGCCTGATCTTCACCATCGGCCGAGGCAACGATATTTGCTGCAAGACCGTCGAGGCGATGAGCCACCTGGTCATCGGAAAGGACTTCGACGATATCCGGACCGATATCGGCGGATACTACAACGAACTTCGTTCCGACAGCCAGATCCGCTGGCTCGGACCGGAGAAAGGCATTGTTCACATGGCCGCCGGCGCAATCGTGAACGCCGTGTGGGACATGTGGGGCCGCGCCGAGGGCAAGCCGGTGTGGCGCCTGCTGTCGAAAATGGACCCGGAGGAGTTCGTGAACTGCGCGGACCTGCGCTACGTCGAGGACGTGCTGACCCGCGACGAGGCCCTTGCGATCGTCGAAAGAAACATTGCAACGCGAGACCGGCGAATTCGCTACCTCGAGGACCACGGCTACCCCGCCTACACGATTTCGGCCGGCTGGCTGGGCTACGACGACGAGAAAATCCGGAGGTTATGCCGGGAAGCCGTACAGCAGGGTTTCAGCCATATCAAGCTGAAAGTCGGAGCGAATGTTGACGACGATATTCGCCGCTTGAGGAACATCCGGGAAACCGTTGGTAACGACGTCATCCTCATGGTGGACGCCAACCAGGCCTGGGAAGTGAATGAAGCGATTGAGTGGATGCGGCGTCTGGCTCCCTACAAGCCATGGTTCATCGAGGAACCGACCAGTCCCGATGACATCATGGGCCACAGGAAGATCAAGGAGGGCATCGGAGAAATCAGGGTAGCCACGGGCGAGCATTGCGCCAACCGCATCCTCTTCAAACAGTTCATCGCCAGCGACGCAATCGACGTGGTCCAGATCGACGCATGCCGCCTGGCCGGGCTCAATGAAATACTTACCGTATTTCTGCTCGCCGCAAAGTTCGGCAAGCCCGTGTGCCCTCACGCGGGCGGTGTTGGCCTGTGCGAGTATGTACAGCATCTATCGATGATCGACTACGTCATGATTTCGGGAGAAATCGGCGAACGGGTCATCGAGTTTGCAGATCATCTCCACGAGCACTTCGAGGACCCCTGCGTGGTCCGAAAGGGCGCTTATCTGGCGCCCACCGCGCCCGGCTTCAGCGTAAGAATGCGCGAGCAATCCGTCGCGGACTACGAGTATCCCGGCGGCTCCCAGTGGCGTGCACGCGTTGGGCGCACAGGTGGATGA
- a CDS encoding NAD-dependent epimerase/dehydratase family protein: MNPVFVTGAAGHVGANLVRRLLDDGVRIRVLLRNEDNNEGLEGLDVERAYGDIRDLNDTRRAIEGCEGVYHVAAKVSTIDGTRAHRREIYECNVVGTRNVLQAARETEAGRVVVTGSFSAVGYDLDDPSAPSDETMQFYPMERTMPYERSKMLVEHECWRAVAAGQDVIVATCCAVVGGADFFPSRLGRTLCDFTDGKLHAYVDGGFEFVAARDIVEGHLLCMRNGRPGEKYIFSSEYKTISDMLDLYEEVSGIPRPRRRIPANLMYVFSEAASFYLSRVHPDFPQRFTPGAIRLLKKRRHANLDKAKSELGYRPTSIRDAVHEAYAFHYHERKAITNPQAKRPLANGAAHEESAVPNQATQVTADGGAS; encoded by the coding sequence ATGAATCCCGTATTCGTAACCGGCGCGGCCGGACATGTGGGCGCCAATCTTGTGCGCCGCTTGCTCGACGACGGCGTTCGCATCCGGGTGCTGCTGAGGAACGAGGACAACAACGAGGGCCTGGAAGGCCTTGATGTTGAACGCGCTTACGGCGATATCCGGGACCTGAACGACACCCGGCGCGCGATCGAGGGTTGCGAGGGCGTCTATCACGTCGCCGCGAAGGTATCCACCATTGACGGCACTCGCGCGCATCGCCGCGAGATTTACGAGTGCAACGTGGTGGGCACGCGCAACGTGCTGCAGGCGGCGCGGGAGACGGAAGCCGGACGGGTCGTGGTCACCGGCTCGTTCAGCGCCGTTGGCTACGATCTGGACGATCCGTCGGCGCCGAGCGACGAGACCATGCAGTTCTACCCCATGGAACGCACGATGCCCTATGAGCGCAGCAAGATGCTCGTCGAGCACGAGTGCTGGCGCGCGGTGGCGGCAGGGCAGGACGTCATTGTCGCAACCTGCTGCGCGGTCGTGGGCGGCGCGGACTTTTTCCCGTCGCGCCTGGGCCGGACCCTGTGCGACTTCACCGACGGCAAGCTCCATGCCTACGTGGACGGCGGGTTTGAGTTCGTGGCGGCGCGCGACATCGTCGAAGGACACCTGCTTTGCATGCGTAACGGACGCCCGGGCGAGAAGTACATCTTCAGCAGCGAATACAAGACCATCTCCGATATGCTCGATCTCTACGAGGAGGTTTCGGGTATCCCGCGTCCGCGCCGGCGGATTCCGGCCAACCTGATGTATGTTTTCTCGGAGGCGGCGAGCTTCTACCTGAGCCGCGTGCACCCCGACTTTCCCCAGCGTTTCACGCCCGGCGCCATCCGCCTGCTGAAAAAGCGCCGTCACGCCAATCTCGACAAGGCGAAAAGCGAGCTCGGCTACCGGCCGACCAGCATCCGCGACGCCGTGCATGAGGCGTACGCGTTTCACTATCACGAGCGCAAGGCGATCACCAATCCGCAGGCGAAACGCCCGCTCGCGAACGGCGCGGCCCACGAGGAAAGCGCCGTGCCAAACCAGGCCACGCAGGTAACCGCCGATGGGGGCGCGTCATGA